The DNA window CCTTTTATAAGGTTTTAAAAAGTAAGGAGCCTATTGTCAATTATGTACAGACCTATTTAAATTATCAAGGGAAAAAGGTATCTACGTTAACATCTACTATTCCTTTGATAAGAGAGGGAGAAATAGTAGGGGCATTAGAGGTTTATAGAGACTTAACACAGGTAAAAGAGCTATCGGAAAAGATTATCAATTTGCAATCACAATTATTTAAAAAAGAGCATAAGAAAAAAGTTTATTGTGGAAATGGCACGACACACACTTTTGAAGACATTATAGGAGAGCATAAAGAAATTTTGAAATTAAAGGAAAAAGGGAAAAAGGTTGCAGATAGTAGTTCTCCTATATTAGTTTATGGAGAAACAGGAACGGGAAAGGAATTAGTAGTGCAAGCAATACACAATTATAGTAAAAGAAAGAATAAACCATTTATAGCACAAAATTGTGCAGCAATTCCTAAGACGTTACTGGAAAGTCTTTTATTTGGAACTTGTTCAGGGAGCTTTACAGGAGCTAAGGATAACCCTGGTCTTTTTGAGCTTGCCCATGGAGGAACACTTTTCCTTGATGAGATTAATTCTATGGATATAGAACTGCAAGGAAAGTTACTTAGGGTATTGCAAGATGGTATGATTCGTAGAATTGGAGGGAGTCAAACTTTTATGGTAGATGTAAGGATCATTGCTTCCACTAATGAAATGCCATCAAATTTAGTAGAACAAAAAAAATTAAGACATGATTTGTATTACCGATTAAATGTAATTCCAATAACGATTCCGTCCCTAATAGATCGAAAAGAAGATGTTCCGTTACTTATCGATCACTTTATAAATGTATATAATAATAAGCTATATAAAAATATACAAGGTTTATCCTCAGAAGCCATGGAGGTATTTTGTCAATATCATTGGCCTGGAAATGTAAGAGAATTGAGATATACATTAGAAGGCATTATGAATTTTGTAGATGGAGAAGTCATTCAAATAGATGATTTACCCATGGATTTATTAAAAAGTAGATCTTTAATAAAGAAAGAAGAATATATTTGCGAAAAAGAAAAACCTCTACCACCATTGGTTGAAGCTATAAAGGATTATGAAAAGAACCTTATACAAAAGGCTATTGAACAGGCAAATGGAAATTGTGCAAAGGCAGCACGAATTTTAGATATTCCAAGACAGACTTTACATAACAAAGTAAAGAAATTAAACATTGAGTGGAAAACAACAACCAAATAAGTGTCATGAAATTGAGACAAGAGAAAAAATATAGTCATTTTGACGTCCCAAAAGAGGGACGTTTTTTATTTTGTAAATATTAAATTGTAGAAAAATCCATCTATACGTAGGGGTAGATAGATTGACTAGGCGTTGGCATGGATATTGCTATAAGTACATGATAAGAATCCTTTAAGTAAATTCAATACAATAAGAATCCATGACAATATTTCAATAGAACTGGATAAGAAGGAGGAAACTATGTCAAATGCATATTTTAAAGTTCCATTGCCTAAGAACGAGCCAGTATTTTCTTATGAACCAGAAAGTGTGGAGAAAGATCAAATTAAGAAAAAATTAAAAGAGTTGAAAGAACAAAAAATTGAAATTCCTCTTATTATAGGAGGCAAGGAAATACGAACAGGAAATATAAGAGAATGTATTATTCCTCATGATAAAGGCCATGTACTTGCTACTTATCATATAGCAGGGGAAAAAGAAATTGAAATGGCTATAGATGCGGCTTTAAAAGCAAAAAGGGAATGGCAAAATATGCCTTGGCCTCATAGAGCAGCTATATTTTTAAAGGCTGCAGAATTATTATCGGGCCCTTGGCGTTATACACTTAATGCAGCAACTATGCTAGGACAAAGTAAGACTGTGTATCAAGCAGAAATAGATTCTGCTTGCGAGCTGATTGATTTTTTAAGATTTAATGTTTATTACATGACACAAATTTATAACGAGCAAGTAGATTCAACAACAGAAGCTTGGAACAGGATGGAATATAGGCCCCTTGATGGATTTGTCTTAGCAGTAACTCCTTTTAACTTTACAGCTATTGGTGCAAATCTACCAACAGCTCCTGTTATGGCAGGGAATGTGGCTTTGTGGAAGCCTGCATCAACAGCTATATATTCTGGGTATTATGTGATGAAGTTACTGCAGGAAGCTGGTTTGCCAGATGGTATTATTAACTTTATTCCTGGAAGTGGAAGTATGGTAGGAGATAAAGTATTTTCTAATGAAGATTTTGCAGGAATTCATTTTACTGGTTCTACAAAAGTATTTAAAGATATATGGAAGATGATTGCAAATAATTTAGAAAAATATAAAGCCTATCCTAGAATAGTTGGAGAAACAGGAGGAAAGGATTTTATATTTGCTCATCATTCAGCTGATATAGATGTACTCGTAACAGCATTAGTTAGAGGTGCTTTTGAATATCAAGGGCAGAAATGTTCAGCAGCTTCTCGTGCATATATTCCTAAAAGTATGTGGAAGCGTGTAAAAGAAAAGCTCATAGAAGAAATCAAAACAATAAAAATGGGAGATGTAGAGGATTTTAGAAACTTTATGAGTGCAGTTATTGATCAAAATGCATTTAATAAAATAAAATCTTACATTGACTATGCTCAAAATTCAAAGGACGCAGAAATTATTTGTGGCGGAAAATGTGATGATGAAAAGGGATTTTTTATCCAACCTACAGTGATACAGAGTAAAGATCCAAACTTTAAAGCCATGACAGAAGAAATTTTTGGACCCGTATTGACCATATATGTATATGAGGATGAAAAAATTGAAGAAACAATAAAATTATGTGATGAATCAACACCATATGCTCTTACAGGAGCTATTATTGCAAATAATAGAGAAGCTATTGTAAAAATGGAAAAACAACTTTCTTGTGCGGCAGGGAATTTCTATATTAATGATAAGCCTACAGGAGCAGTTGTTGGACAGCAACCCTTTGGTGGTGCAAGAGCTTCAGGAACAAATGATAAAGCAGGTAGCAAATTAAATCTCATAAGATGGATGAATCCAAGGGTGATCAAGGAGAATTTTAATCCACCACAAAATTATACTTATTCCTTTATGGAAGAAAAATAATAAATTTATTAATCTTTGAAAAAGACTTAAAGAAAACACGAGATATTCATTATTTAGATGATAGATTTTTAAAGGATGCTAATCTTAGCATCCTTTAAAATGTAAAAATTTTATCGATTATAAAGATACATATTGCCAGGGAAACTCAATGTAAATGAAAAATGTCCCGAAATAGGGACGATGTAAAAAATCATGTCTCTGAAATGTCTTTATTATGGGACGAAAGAGGATAAAAAAGTATGCCATAGAAATCCACATTGTTAAAAAATAAGCAAACATAATACCTATAGGGATCTTTTAATAAATAAAAAATTTATATGTATTTTGGCATGGATATTGCTCTAATATCTATTGAAAAAATTAAATACCAGGATTTATATTATGAAATAAAAAGGTCTAGACAGTATAGGAGGTTACTTATGAGTGAAAATAATCACCAAAGCGAACAATGGGGAAGTAGATTAGGATTTATTTTAGCGGCAATGGGAATGGCCGTAGGTACGGGGAATATTTGGAGATTTCCACGTATTGTAGGAAGTAATCAAGGAGGAACGTTTTTAATTGCTTATACGATCTGCAATCTTTTATGGGTTGTTCCTCTTCTCATGACAGAAATGGGAATGGGTAAATCAACAAGATTAGGAGCTATAGGAGCCTTTAGAGATTTTGCTGGAAAGAAAAAAACTTGGTTTGGTGGTTGGATTACATTGGTATGTACAGCCATTACAGGATATTATGCAGTAGTATTTGCGTATGCTATTCGATATTTTGTGTATGCATTACAAGGAGCTTTAAAACCTGGATTTGATGAGCAAGCCTTATGGAATGGATTTATTGGGAATCCAAAGCAAACGATTTTCTTTCAATGCATTGCTATATTTTTAACAGGGATTGTCATTTATAGAGGGGTAAAAAAAGGGTTAGAAGCAGTAGGGAAGATTGCTATTCCATTGTTATTTATTAGCTTGATTGTAGCAGCAGGATGGTCATTGATGCAGCCAGGTGCTATTGTTGGACTGAAGTTTTTGTTTGTACCAAATTTCAAGGCTTTTGCATCCTCTAAGGTATGGCTAAATGCTTTAACACAATCTGCTTGGTCAGCAGGTGCTGGCTGGGCAATGATGCTTACTTATTCTAATTATTTCAAGAAAAATGAAGATGTTGTAGTCAATAGCTTTATGATTACTTTTGGAGACGCTATGGGAGCAACCGTTGCTGCAATGGCAGTTCTTCCGGCTGTATTTGCTCTTTCTGCTACACAATCAGATGCTATGCAGGCACTAGAAGGAGGAAATGTAGGACTTACTTTTATTTATCTTGCGAAATTATTTTCTGATATTCCAGGAGGACAAATTATCGCTATATTTTTCTTCTTTGCTTTATCTCTTGCAGCATTAACATCTATTATACCGCAGACAGAAGTAATTGTACGTAATCTTGTTAATGCAGGATATGATCGAAAAAAAGCAACCATTATGGTTATGAGTGGCATATTTGTATTAGGCCTTCCTTCGGCGTATAGTGCAGATATTTTAAATAATCAAGATTTTGTTTGGGGAATTGGCTTATTAGTATGTGGGTTATTCTTTGCAATGGCTGTTTATAAATTTGGAGTGAATCGCTTCCGTGTAGAAATTTTGAATCCGGGCAGTGATATGAAAATAGGAAAATACTATAACTTTTGTATTAGATTATTTCCAGTACTCTTTTCATTGGTTGTAGGTTGGTGGTTATGGCAAGCTATCACATGGTATCCAACAGATTGGTGGAATCCATTCTTAGTAGATAGCTTTGGTACAGTTGTTGCTCAAATTTTTATTACATTAGTTGCTTTCTATTTTATGAATGACAAGTTATCTAAGTGGATTACTGCACCATCCTATATGGAGGATGGAAAATTCTTAGCTTCTGCAAAGGAGGAAAGATAGATGGAAATAAGTACCCTGTTTTGGATGATGGCGATGTTAAGTATTATTGTGGGTCCATTTGTTTATTTTGCAAGTATTGCAGCTTTAAAGGAAAAAACAAAGATCAAGGAGTAAATAGACATTCATTTTAATAATAAATGAATGAAGATAGAGTTAACAGGAGGTGGTCAATTTTTAATAATAGCTTTACTTTACAAAGTTTGTATTAAAAAAATATGATGATGGAGGTATGTCTAGTGGAAAAAACAAAGAACAACTTAACAAAAAAAGCTATATCAACGGAAACTTTTGTTTTCCTTGGTGCAGTAGCCCTTTTACTTGGGTATTTAGGAAAAACTATGGGTGTAGGAATTATGTTTAGTATTATGATGAAAACAGGTCACGATCTTTTATTAAATACAGCTCTATTTATTATGGCTGTTGCTGTTTTAGCAGGTGCTGCTGCTGCATTAATGTCTGAATTTGGTGTGATTGCATTAGTAAATAAATTGTTATCCCCTATTATGAAACCTTTATTTGGTTTGCCTGGAGCAGCTTCTCTTGGAGCAGTAACAACTTATATTTCTGATAATCCAGCTATCTTGCCATTGATAGAAGATAAAGGATTTTCTAAGTATTTTAAGAAATATCAGTTGGCGTCCCTTTGTAACTTAGGAACAGTATTTGGAATGGGATTGATTGTTACAAGCTATGTTTTAGGACTCGGTACTGAATTTATTCCAGCTATTATTATTGGTAATATTGGGGCAGTCTTAGGAGGCGTTGTAAGTGTTCGATTAATGCTTCGTGTAGCTAAAAAATTCTATGGAAATGAAGAAATCAATACGGATGGCTTAGAAGATGAACATCTTTTAGATATGAGACCCATTCGTCCTGGAAATACTTTTGAGCGTACTTTAGGAGCTATGCTAGAGGGTGGGAAAAATGGTGTTGATTTAGGACTTAGTGTTATCCCAGGAATCCTTATTGTTTGTACTGCTGTGATGATGTTAACCTTTGGACCAAGTGGAATGGAAGAAGGCGTAGCTGTTTATAAAGGTGCAGCTTATGAAGGTGTTGCACTTCTTCCTAAATTAGGAGATTTATTATCACCTATTATCCAACCACTTTTTGGATTCTCTAGTACAGAAGCTTTAGCATTACCGATTACATCATTAGGTGCTGTTGGTGCTGCTATGGGAATGACAAAAGGGTTACTTGAAAAAGGATTAATGAATGCTCATGATATTGCAGTATGGTCAGCTATGGGAATATGCTGGGCAGGATTTCTTAGTACTCATGTTGGGATGATGGATTCTGTTGGTATGAGCAAATTAACGACAAAAGCAATTATTACCCATCTTATTGGGGGAATCGCTGCAGGAGTTTTTGCAAATTATTTATTCATGTTTTTCGCATAAATAGTAAATTTATTATTGATGAGAGAAAAGGGTTCATATACAATCAAATATATTAAAAGCCATAGATAAAAGGAAATAGAAGGGTTTTAAAAATAAAATTGGGAAGTGATTTGATGAAAACAGGGACTATTATAAATATCCAAAAATATTCTGTTCATGATGGACCAGGGATTCGAACAACTGTATTTCTTAAAGGATGTCCCTTAAATTGTTGGTGGTGTCATAACCCTGAGAGTCAAAATTTCAAACATGAAATCATGTTTTTTAAGGAGCGCTGCAAAGGGTGTGGTACTTGCGTAAAAAGATGTCCACAAGAATGTATAGAATTAAGCAGTGGCTTTCCTGTAATCCATCAAGAAAACTGTACTCTTTGTGGAAACTGTACTGATTTTTGTCCAAATGGGGCACTAGAATATGTTGGAAAAGACTTAACCGTTAGGGAGCTTATGAAGGAAATAAAAAAAGATGAAATATTTTATGAAGAATCAGGTGGGGGCGTTACCTTCTCAGGAGGAGAACCTATGTGTCAAGCTGATTTTCTAAAGGACCTATTAAAAGAATGTAATATGCGAGAAATTCATACAACCATAGATACCAGTGGGTATACAGATTGGGAAAATTTTGAGAAAATAGCTGATCAAGTAGATTTGTTCCTATATGATTTAAAAATAATGAATGATGAGTTGCATAAAAAATATATAGGTGTATCTAATAAAATCATACTAGAAAATTTAAAGAAATTATCAAGTAAGGGCGCCAATATTTATGTGCGCATGCCTATCATTAAAGGAATTAACGATGATGATGAGCACATTAATGAAAGTATAAAGTTTTTATCCAATCTTCATATAACACAAGTAAATCTACTTCCCTTTCATAAGATGGGAATGGATAAATATAAAAGACTAGAGATGGAGTATAAGCTATCTGGTATGGAAAAGCCATCAACTGAAAGAATGGCACAAATACAAGAAAAGTTTAAAGCATCTGGCTTGAAAGTAAAGATAGGGGGTTAATTAATATGATGACAGAAAGAGTAAAAAAGCTTAGAGAACAAAGTGTAAAGGCAGTACCGTATATTTCTATGGAAAGAGCAGCGGCAGTGGATCGTACGTATAAAAAATATGA is part of the Crassaminicella profunda genome and encodes:
- a CDS encoding CD0519/CD1768 family membrane protein gives rise to the protein MMMEVCLVEKTKNNLTKKAISTETFVFLGAVALLLGYLGKTMGVGIMFSIMMKTGHDLLLNTALFIMAVAVLAGAAAALMSEFGVIALVNKLLSPIMKPLFGLPGAASLGAVTTYISDNPAILPLIEDKGFSKYFKKYQLASLCNLGTVFGMGLIVTSYVLGLGTEFIPAIIIGNIGAVLGGVVSVRLMLRVAKKFYGNEEINTDGLEDEHLLDMRPIRPGNTFERTLGAMLEGGKNGVDLGLSVIPGILIVCTAVMMLTFGPSGMEEGVAVYKGAAYEGVALLPKLGDLLSPIIQPLFGFSSTEALALPITSLGAVGAAMGMTKGLLEKGLMNAHDIAVWSAMGICWAGFLSTHVGMMDSVGMSKLTTKAIITHLIGGIAAGVFANYLFMFFA
- the pruA gene encoding L-glutamate gamma-semialdehyde dehydrogenase produces the protein MSNAYFKVPLPKNEPVFSYEPESVEKDQIKKKLKELKEQKIEIPLIIGGKEIRTGNIRECIIPHDKGHVLATYHIAGEKEIEMAIDAALKAKREWQNMPWPHRAAIFLKAAELLSGPWRYTLNAATMLGQSKTVYQAEIDSACELIDFLRFNVYYMTQIYNEQVDSTTEAWNRMEYRPLDGFVLAVTPFNFTAIGANLPTAPVMAGNVALWKPASTAIYSGYYVMKLLQEAGLPDGIINFIPGSGSMVGDKVFSNEDFAGIHFTGSTKVFKDIWKMIANNLEKYKAYPRIVGETGGKDFIFAHHSADIDVLVTALVRGAFEYQGQKCSAASRAYIPKSMWKRVKEKLIEEIKTIKMGDVEDFRNFMSAVIDQNAFNKIKSYIDYAQNSKDAEIICGGKCDDEKGFFIQPTVIQSKDPNFKAMTEEIFGPVLTIYVYEDEKIEETIKLCDESTPYALTGAIIANNREAIVKMEKQLSCAAGNFYINDKPTGAVVGQQPFGGARASGTNDKAGSKLNLIRWMNPRVIKENFNPPQNYTYSFMEEK
- a CDS encoding trans-4-hydroxy-L-proline dehydratase activase, whose translation is MKTGTIINIQKYSVHDGPGIRTTVFLKGCPLNCWWCHNPESQNFKHEIMFFKERCKGCGTCVKRCPQECIELSSGFPVIHQENCTLCGNCTDFCPNGALEYVGKDLTVRELMKEIKKDEIFYEESGGGVTFSGGEPMCQADFLKDLLKECNMREIHTTIDTSGYTDWENFEKIADQVDLFLYDLKIMNDELHKKYIGVSNKIILENLKKLSSKGANIYVRMPIIKGINDDDEHINESIKFLSNLHITQVNLLPFHKMGMDKYKRLEMEYKLSGMEKPSTERMAQIQEKFKASGLKVKIGG
- a CDS encoding sodium-dependent transporter, yielding MSENNHQSEQWGSRLGFILAAMGMAVGTGNIWRFPRIVGSNQGGTFLIAYTICNLLWVVPLLMTEMGMGKSTRLGAIGAFRDFAGKKKTWFGGWITLVCTAITGYYAVVFAYAIRYFVYALQGALKPGFDEQALWNGFIGNPKQTIFFQCIAIFLTGIVIYRGVKKGLEAVGKIAIPLLFISLIVAAGWSLMQPGAIVGLKFLFVPNFKAFASSKVWLNALTQSAWSAGAGWAMMLTYSNYFKKNEDVVVNSFMITFGDAMGATVAAMAVLPAVFALSATQSDAMQALEGGNVGLTFIYLAKLFSDIPGGQIIAIFFFFALSLAALTSIIPQTEVIVRNLVNAGYDRKKATIMVMSGIFVLGLPSAYSADILNNQDFVWGIGLLVCGLFFAMAVYKFGVNRFRVEILNPGSDMKIGKYYNFCIRLFPVLFSLVVGWWLWQAITWYPTDWWNPFLVDSFGTVVAQIFITLVAFYFMNDKLSKWITAPSYMEDGKFLASAKEER
- a CDS encoding sigma-54 interaction domain-containing protein; translation: MEDYKYIVDVMLKHLDEGIIVADTNANITLYNEPATNIAGITPHEAIGKNVLDIFRDLTPETSTFYKVLKSKEPIVNYVQTYLNYQGKKVSTLTSTIPLIREGEIVGALEVYRDLTQVKELSEKIINLQSQLFKKEHKKKVYCGNGTTHTFEDIIGEHKEILKLKEKGKKVADSSSPILVYGETGTGKELVVQAIHNYSKRKNKPFIAQNCAAIPKTLLESLLFGTCSGSFTGAKDNPGLFELAHGGTLFLDEINSMDIELQGKLLRVLQDGMIRRIGGSQTFMVDVRIIASTNEMPSNLVEQKKLRHDLYYRLNVIPITIPSLIDRKEDVPLLIDHFINVYNNKLYKNIQGLSSEAMEVFCQYHWPGNVRELRYTLEGIMNFVDGEVIQIDDLPMDLLKSRSLIKKEEYICEKEKPLPPLVEAIKDYEKNLIQKAIEQANGNCAKAARILDIPRQTLHNKVKKLNIEWKTTTK